A section of the Rutidosis leptorrhynchoides isolate AG116_Rl617_1_P2 unplaced genomic scaffold, CSIRO_AGI_Rlap_v1 contig366, whole genome shotgun sequence genome encodes:
- the LOC139883194 gene encoding uncharacterized protein codes for MESRKLEYRYTYRQISRDNRSDGEKKSEHHASSRDEVDRPKEQKVGLNKTGHKLWYVGKYQNRNGVGIVFHESIVDDVVEVQRYEDRVIRIKVVMGKDVLHVNSAYAPQVDLAHNVKQEFWDRMDDIMQTIPIMEKVIIEGDLNRHVGMSRDGYEEAHGGYGYGSRNREGESILDYAWAYDMVQPNACFQK; via the coding sequence ATGGAGAGTAGAAAGTTGGAATATAGGTACACTTACAGGCAAATCTCTAGAGATAATAGAAGTGATGGAGAGAAGAAGAGTGAACATCACGCTTCATCAAGAGACGAAGTGGACCGGCCAAAAGAGCAGAAGGTTGGGTTAAATAAAACAGGACACAAATTATGGTATGTCGGAAAATATCAGAATAGaaatggagtaggaatagttttccACGAATCAATTGTGGACGATGTTGTCGAGGTCCAGAGATACGAAGATCGAGTAATCCGTATCAAGGTCGTGATGGGAAAAGACGTGTTGCACGTCAACAGTGCTTATGCTCCGCAAGTAGATTTGGCTCATAATGTGAAGCAAGAGTTTTGGGATAGGATGGATGATATAATGCAAACTATCCCAATTATGGAGAAAGTTATCATCGAAGGGGACCTAAACAGACATGTAGGCATGAGTAGGGACGGATATGAAGAAGCGCATGGAGGCTATGGATATGGAAGTAGAAACAGGGAGGGAGAGTCAATCCTAGATTATGCATGGGCTTATGACATGGTACAACCAAACGCTTGTTTCCAAAAATAA
- the LOC139883197 gene encoding uncharacterized protein encodes MRGVNWQVKRRKRPSKKRRPRENEIYKISRRRESSKDINGIRCIKDEENKVLVSDVDIKLRWRNYFDKLFNGVRGEKIVEPPVDEGGRICYIRRIRFLEVKEALRKMKNEKACGSDDISIEVWKCLGDIGIAWLKDYLTR; translated from the exons ATGAGGGGTGTAAATTGGCAAGTAAAGAGGCGAAAAAGGCCGTCAAAGAAGCGAAGACCAA GAGAAAATGAGATATACAAGATATCCCGACGAAGAGAGAGTAGTAAAGATATCAACGGTATAAGATGTATAAAGGACGAGGAGAACAAGGTGTTGGTGTCTGACGTAGATATCAAGTTGAGATGGAGAAACTATTTTGATAAGTTATTCAATGGAGTTCGAGGGGAGAAAATTGTGGAGCCTCCCGTGGATGAGGGTGGAAGGATTTGTTATATTAGGAGGATTCGTTTTCTTGAAGTAAAGGAAGCTTTAAGAAAGATGAAGAATGAAAAAGCTTGTGGTTCTGATGATATCTCCATAGAGGTGTGGAAGTGTCTTGGAGATATAGGTATTGCATGGCTAAAAGACTATTTAACAAGATAA
- the LOC139883196 gene encoding uncharacterized protein yields the protein MDMMKHNGGYGYGSKNREGESILDFVSAYDLVLPNTCFQKWDSHLVTFKNGRNLSQIDFFLVRRRDRRECKDCKVIPSGALTTQHRLLVLDLKIRQLKPKKNGVEKPKIRWWTLKGTKQEDFKNLTAVADIWGLNDDANSMWEAMESCIKRVAPSILGVSKGKGVAPRGA from the coding sequence ATGGATATGATGAAGCATAATGGAGGCTATGGATATGGTAGTAAAAATAGAGAGGGAGAATCAATCCTAGACTTTGTATCGGCGTATGACTTGGTTTTACCAAACACTTGTTTCCAAAAATGGGACTCTCATTTGGTTACATTTAAGAATGGTAGGAACCTTAGTCAAATAGACTTCTTCCTTGTACGAAGAAGGGATCGTCGAGAATGTAAGGATTGCAAGGTAATACCGAGTGGAGCACTTACGACACAACATAGGTTGTTGGTGCTTGACTTGAAGATTAGGCAATTGAAGCCTAAGAAGAATGGGGTCGAGAAACCTAAAATTCGATGGTGGACCCTTAAAGGAACAAAACAAGAAGACTTCAAGAACTTGACGGCAGTTGCGGACATTTGGGGTCTAAATGATGATGCAAATTCCATGTGGGAGGCCATGGAAAGTTGCATCAAAAGAGTAGCCCCTTCGATACTAGGAGTCTCTAAGGGAAAAGGAGTAGCACCTAGAGGAGCTTAG
- the LOC139883195 gene encoding uncharacterized protein, which produces MNLTIYSLGRNLRSDALYRILDTSINEQGSGSSSSPSGAPCWRPDMVLNEQGFPHTMGRMWVKKLVPIHTIGSGVDGRHIGRTRERRRAVPKKQTEVIDRKLRVGSWNIRTLTEKSLELVEAMERRRVHILCFQETKWTGIKSKSVGKIGHKLWYVGKDKNRNGIGIVFNKSIVDDVIEVQRYEDRVIRIKVMMEKDVLHVISAYAPQVVLDDTVKQKF; this is translated from the coding sequence ATGAATCTTACAATATATTCCTTGGGGCGTAACCTCAGAAGCGATGCGTTGTATCGGATCCTGGATACATCGATAAATGAGCAAGGGTCGGGGTCATCGTCCTCACCGAGCGGCGCGCCATGTTGGCGCCCGGATATGGTTTTAAATGAGCAAGGGTTCCCACATACTATGGGACGGATGTGGGTAAAGAAGTTAGTTCCAATACATACTATAGGTAGTGGGGTAGATGGTAGACATATAGGTAGGACTAGAGAGCGTAGAAGAGCGGTCCCAAAGAAACAAACAGAGGTGATAGATAGGAAATTGAGAGTAGGTAGTTGGAATATACGTACGCTTACAGAAAAGTCACTAGAGTTAGTGGAGGCAATGGAGAGAAGAAGAGTGCATATCTTGTGTTTTCAAGAGACGAAGTGGACCGGCATAAAGAGTAAGAGTGTGGGTAAAATCGGACATAAATTATGGTATGTCGGGAAAGATAAGAATAGAAATGGAATAGGAATAGTTTTTAATAAATCCATAGTAGACGATGTTATCGAGGTCCAGAGATACGAAGATCGAGTGATCCGTATTAAGGTCATGATGGAAAAAGATGTGTTGCATGTCATCAGTGCTTATGCTCCTCAAGTAGTTCTAGATGATACTGTGAAGCAAAAGTTTTAG